A single region of the Gasterosteus aculeatus chromosome 1, fGasAcu3.hap1.1, whole genome shotgun sequence genome encodes:
- the LOC120819085 gene encoding chloride channel protein 2 yields the protein MAGDGSDQPALQYEQTLMYGRYTQELGVFAKEEAARVRGSGQRRSRALDLLDCAKGRCAKCCIGTARCRKFLISWVGEDWVFLILLGILMALLSWGMDFCVGLCLQAQMWMYGGPDRNVFLQYLVWVTYPVVLIIFSAGFTQILAPHAVGSGIPEMKTILRGVVLKEYLTFKTFVAKVVSLTFTLGSRMPLGKESPFVHIASLCAAMISKFMSLFGGIEENESRSIEMLAAASAVGVSCCFASPIGGVLFSIEVTATFFAVRNYWRGFFAATISAFIYRMLAVWNGDEETLTALYKTHFRLDFPSDLQELPAFAVLGIASGFIGALFVYLNRLIVKFIRNQKVINRFLMKKRLLYPVLVTLLISTLTFPPGFGQFMAGKFTAEQSLVTLLDNRTWGKQGIPEDYDYIGHSNAWLHPQVNVFVTLVLFIVMKFWMSALAITMPVPCGAFMPVFVLGAAFGRLVGEGMAAWFPDGINTNGTIYPIVPGTYAVVGAAALSGAATHTVSPAVIVFELTGQMSHMLPVMIAVILANAVAQSLQPSFYDSLIRIKKLPYLPELGWGRQKKYNIRVEDIMVRDVRYITLNCCYRDLHNVLLTGHLKTLALVESTESMILLGSIERAQLQALLSLQLSRSRRLEFIRERAVGEQRRLSVGSDTGSKDGGRLSVASDAGGKDGSRRASQEVHFQMSTEESTFSPVRPVSQKPLKPALKRPSVVEPPAEIPPSPDDNSGIALKNLFCATPEKEGLEDDADVEDDMTIREITEWEEQKLDEQVNFSNCKIDPAPIQLVERTSLHKTHTLFSLLGLDHAYVTSIGRLIGVVSLKELRKAIEGSVAVTGTQVVRPLASFRDNGTRSNENEATEIHELLDHHKSMTLPQDPAPSESNEKTQ from the exons TCGGCACGGCGCGCTGTCGGAAGTTCCTGATCTCGTGGGTCGGGGAGGACTGGGTCTTCCTCATCCTGCTGGGAATCCTCATGGCCCTGCTCAGCTGGGGGATGGACTTCTGCGTGGGCCTCTGTCTacaag cacaGATGTGGATGTACGGCGGTCCGGACCGCAACGTGTTCCTGCAGTATCTGGTCTGGGTCACGTACCCCGTGGTCCTCATCATCTTCTCTGCCGGCTTCACACAGATCCTCGCCCCCCATGCTGTTG GATCAGGGATTCCAGAGATGAAGACCATCCTGAGAGGAGTCGTGCTGAAGGAATACCTGACCTTCAAAACCTTCGTGGCCAAGGTCGTCAGCCTCACTTTCACTCTGGGCAGCAGAATGCCGCTGGGCAAAgag AGTCCGTTCGTGCACATCGCCAGTCTGTGCGCCGCTATGATCAGCAAGTTCATGTCTCTGTTCGGAGGGATTGAGGAG AACGAGTCGAGGAGCATCGAGATGCTGGCGGCGGCCAGCGCCGTGGGCGTGAGCTGCTGCTTCGCCTCCCCCATCGGAG gagtGTTGTTCAGTATTGAAGTGACGGCCACGTTTTTTGCGGTGAGGAACTACTGGAGAGGTTTCTTTGCTGCTACCATCAGTGCCTTCATCTACAGAATGCTGGCCGTGTGGAACGGGGACGAAG AGACCCTCACGGCTCTTTATAAAACACACTTCCGGCTCGACTTCCCCTCTGACCTCCAGGAGCTTCCCGCCTTCGCCGTCCTCGG CATTGCCAGTGGCTTCATAGGGGCTTTGTTTGTCTACCTGAACCGGCTGATTGTCAAGTTCATCAGGAACCAGAAGGTCATCAACAGATTCCTCATGAAAAA GCGTCTGCTGTACCCGGTGCTCGTCACGCTGCTGATTTCCACACTAACGTTCCCACCTGGCTTCGGACAGTTCATGGCAGGCAAG ttTACCGCGGAGCAGTCTCTGGTCACTCTGCTGGACAACCGGACGTGGGGCAAGCAGGGCATCCCCGAGGACTACGACTACATCGGACACTCCAACGCCTGGTTGCACCCGCAGGTCAACGTCTTCGTCACCCTGGTCCTCTTCATCGTCATGAAG TTCTGGATGTCCGCTCTGGCCATCACCATGCCGGTGCCCTGCGGCGCCTTCATGCCGGTGTTTGTCCTCG GGGCGGCCTTCGGTCGCCTGGTCGGAGAGGGCATGGCAGCCTGGTTCCCAGATGGCATCAACACAAATGGCACCATCTACCCCATCGTGCCGGGCACCTACGCCGTCGTGG GCGCGGCGGCCTTGTCGGGCGCCGCCACCCACACGGTCTCCCCGGCGGTCATCGTGTTCGAGCTGACCGGTCAGATGTCCCACATGCTGCCGGTGATGATCGCGGTGATCCTGGCCAACGCCGTGGCGCAGTCGCTGCAGCCGTCGTTCTACGACTCCCTCATCCGCATCAAGAAGCTGCCCTACCTGCCCGAGCTCGGCTGGGGGCGCCAGAA GAAGTACAACATTCGGGTGGAGGACATCATGGTGCGGGACGTGCGCTACATCACCCTGAACTGCTGCTACCGGGACCTGCACAACGTGCTGCTGACGGGGCACCTCAAGACGCTGGCGCTGGTGGAGTCGACCG AGTCCATGATCCTGTTGGGCTCCATCGAGCGAGCTCAGCTGCAGGCGCTGCtctccctgcagctgagccGGTCCAGGCGTCTGGAGTTCATCAGGGAGCGAGCCGTGGGGGAGCAGAGGCGCCTCTCGGTGGGGTCCGACACGGGCAGCAAGGACGGCGGCCGCCTCTCGGTGGCGTCCGACGCGGGCGGCAAGGACGGCAGCCGCCGGGCAAGTCAGGAGGTCCACTtccag atgtctACTGAGGAGTCCACTTTCAGCCCAGTTCGTCCAGTCTCTCAGAAGCCCCTCAAACCTGCACTGAAGAGACCCTCTGTGGTGGAGCCACCCGCCGAGATCCCCCCAA GCCCAGATGATAATTCTGGCATTGCGTTAAAGAACCTGTTCTGTGCCACTCCAGAGAAAGAAGGCCTGGAG GACGACGCAGATGTGGAGGATGACATGACTATTAGAGAG atCACAGAGTGGGAGGAGCAGAAGCTTGACGAGCAGGTCAACTTCAGCAACTGCAAGATCGACCCCGCCCCCATCCAGCTGGTGGAGCGCACGTCTCTGCATAAG acacacaccctcTTCTCCCTGCTGGGCCTCGACCACGCCTACGTAACCAGCATCGGGCGCCTCATCGGGGTTGTGTCCCTCAAGGAG CTTCGCAAAGCCATCGAGGGCTCCGTGGCGGTGACGGGGACGCAGGTGGTTCGCCCTCTGGCCAGCTTCCGGGACAACGGCACCAGGAGCAACGAGAACGAGGCCACCGAGATCCACGAGCTGTTGGATCACCACAAAAGCATGACGCTGCCCCAAGACCCCGCGCCCTCCGAGTCCAACGAGAAGAcccagtga
- the hspb12 gene encoding heat shock protein beta-7 — MASLTSSSRRSSSSYRSSSRFSTSSSFRSEGSLGGSSEALDPLFEPFLDSADHAGLFGEESPGGAGGVLTPFSRQSRSSCGLAAPVGGAVAGRQSGTGAGVRCLGDTYYMSADVSQFEPHDVVLMAFNHHVVIHAQKVLDDGSVSDTFTHKSLFPEDMDPLSVGGTLDPDGTLVVTVRRTPAPEPARGPAYRSEARL; from the exons ATGGCGTCCCTGACCTCCTCCAGTCGCAGGTCCTCCTCGTCTTACCGCTCGTCCTCCCGCTTCAGCACCTCCAGCTCCTTCCGCTCGGAGGGCTCGCTGGGGGGGTCGTCCGAGGCTCTGGATCCGCTCTTTGAGCCCTTTCTGGACTCGGCCGATCACGCCGGTCTGTTTGGAGAGGAGAGCCCTGGGGGGGCCGGCGGCGTTCTGACCCCCTTCAGCAGGCAGAGCCGGTCCTCCTGCGGACTCGCTG CTCCTGTAGGCGGCGCTGTGGCGGGCCGGCAGAGCGGCACGGGCGCCGGCGTTCGATGCCTGGGGGACACTTACTACATGTCAGCCGACGTCAGCCAGTTTGAGCCGCACGACGTGGTGCTGATGGCCTTCAACCACCACGTGGTCATCCACGCACAGAag GTTCTGGACGACGGAAGCGTCAGCGACACGTTCACCCACAAGTCCCTGTTCCCGGAGGACATGGACCCGTTGTCGGTGGGCGGGACCCTCGACCCCGACGGCACCCTGGTGGTGACCGTCCGCCGGACCCCCGCACCGGAGCCCGCGCGTGGCCCCGCCTACCGCAGCGAGGCCCGCCTCTGA